From Camelina sativa cultivar DH55 chromosome 7, Cs, whole genome shotgun sequence, one genomic window encodes:
- the LOC104704702 gene encoding putative F-box protein At1g67450 — protein sequence MTLMMSDLPEDLIEDILSRVPITSLGAVRSTCKRWNSLSKDRIVCRGETKHQFLGFMVQKSKVCSLRFDFNGIQNEDVELAGPSIKPIDKFNELRIFEVNNCNGLRLPVRIYHVKHCNGLLLLVTKEINFRLLVWNPYLGQTGLVQPRISFDFQDRYYLGYGNNRTHKILRIFDNYEIYDFKSNLWKVLDITPDVGYRNICGCSLSVKGNTYFIRRETRGDWVRPRDVFLQCFDFTRERNGPRLPMPFQVSIYDAVTLSSIREEQLAVLLKNTYKMEIWVTTKIEPNAVSWSHFLKFIDFKLKISVLSFFIDQEKKLAVIFDLRVSKGSIDKTYIAHIIGEAGYLRTVDLGVVSPQFLPLPVCSYAPSLVQINQSQEISLI from the coding sequence ATGACGTTGATGATGTCCGATCTTCCAGAGGATTTGATAGAGGATATTTTGTCGAGGGTTCCAATAACATCTCTAGGAGCAGTGAGGTCTACTTGCAAAAGATGGAACAGTTTATCCAAAGATCGGATTGTATGTAGAGGAGAAACAAAGCATCAGTTTCTAGGGTTCATGGTGCAAAAATCTAAGGTTTGTTCGTTGAGATTTGATTTCAATGGAATCCAAAATGAAGATGTCGAACTAGCAGGGCCATCTATAAAGCCAATAGATAAATTTAATGAATTGAGGATATTTGAAGTTAATAACTGCAATGGCCTACGGTTACCAGTACGGATATATCACGTTAAACACTGCAATGGCTTATTGTTATTGGTAACTAAAGAAATCAATTTCAGGCTCTTGGTTTGGAACCCGTATTTGGGACAAACCGGGTTGGTTCAACCTAGAATTAGTTTCGATTTCCAAGATAGGTATTATCTCGGATATGGTAACAACCGTacccacaaaatcttgaggatATTCGACAATTACGAAATCTACGATTTTAAGTCTAATTTATGGAAGGTCCTTGATATCACTCCCGACGTTGGGTATAGAAATATTTGTGGATGCAGCTTGTCGGTTAAGggaaatacttattttattcgAAGAGAGACAAGGGGGGATTGGGTAAGACCACGTGATGtttttttacaatgttttgattttacaagagagagaAATGGACCTCGTCTTCCGATGCCATTTCAAGTTTCTATCTATGACGCCGTGACTCTCTCTTCTATTAGAGAGGAACAACTTGCGGTATTATTGAAAAATACATATAAGATGGAGATATGGGTGACAACCAAGATTGAGCCCAATGCGGTGTCGTGGAGTcacttcttaaaatttattgattttaaactTAAGATCTCAGTTTTGAGTTTCTTTATTGATCAAGAGAAAAAACTTGCTGTAATTTTTGATTTACGCGTATCTAAAGGATCCATAGATAAGACTTACATAGCTCACATCATCGGAGAGGCTGGATACTTGAGAACAGTGGATCTCGGAGTAGTTTCCCCACAGTTTCTTCCCCTACCAGTGTGCTCTTATGCTCCAAGTTTAGTGCAAATCAATCAAAGCCAAGAAATATCGCTTATCTAG